A genomic stretch from Mesoaciditoga lauensis cd-1655R = DSM 25116 includes:
- the pheT gene encoding phenylalanine--tRNA ligase subunit beta, whose amino-acid sequence MKLNVQWLKDYIDANDDIEKLADELTMSGSEVEEIEKPFEKLQGVVCARVVDVKKHPNADKLNICVVNAGDKEYTTVTSDLTVKPGDAVAFGPAGKASTADGKKVNSSELRGVKTDGMMFSLEEMGIESHSDHVFRFEEEVKIGADVKEVLGLDLTTFELEITPNRPDCLSHIGLAREVAVVEKKTLKMPEPSFDFSTKKDKDVDVEIESDGCWRYMAVRIDDVTVESSPLWLKKRLASVGLRSINNIADITNYVMMELGHPVHAFDYDKIPSSKLVIRDAKKGEKLLALNSKEYEFEGGEILITDGENPLAIAGVIGGEESGVSTSTTRVLLEIATFDPVRVRKASKHLNISTDASFRFERGVDANDTELVAKRLVELITSIARGHVVGFKDLYPHKMEEKEVYLSKRKLDSYVAYSTNFEDVEDCFKRLGFETDREGNGWNVTIPTFRIDISQDVDLIEEFARIYGLDNLPQTRSLPFIFSKKNEWWNFKSRAKSVATGLGYFEAITYPFVDPKIVEKFYTNEELESPKIINALSPEMSLMRPSLVFGLLNVCAYNLKHQQRSVRLFEIGRIFGKDEEKEMIAFISSGRLNEDDYTDKRNSEILNLKGDLQAFLDVFHVDASFVQKNIMGFENGRSAEILLNGKSIGRIGEISKEVSRYLDVKSPIHYAEIDLESIFENKQPIKYKKYSQYPSSFKDLSMFVEKGKVKAQEILKIAKSSSQYVTDVRVSDLYRGKNIPKTVYSLTITITYGAMDRTLSDTEINEAFNSLIEKLDGMDGITVRKV is encoded by the coding sequence GTGGTGGACGTAAAAAAACATCCTAACGCTGACAAACTTAACATCTGCGTGGTAAATGCAGGCGATAAAGAATACACAACGGTAACATCCGACCTAACTGTAAAGCCCGGTGATGCGGTGGCTTTTGGACCCGCAGGAAAGGCTTCGACCGCTGATGGGAAAAAAGTCAACTCTTCTGAATTAAGAGGTGTGAAAACCGACGGAATGATGTTCTCTTTGGAAGAAATGGGAATCGAATCTCATTCCGATCACGTCTTCCGCTTTGAAGAAGAAGTGAAAATAGGTGCAGATGTCAAAGAAGTTCTCGGCTTGGATTTAACAACATTTGAGCTCGAGATAACACCTAATAGGCCAGATTGCCTTTCCCATATTGGGTTGGCAAGGGAAGTGGCCGTCGTCGAGAAAAAAACACTCAAAATGCCAGAACCTTCGTTTGATTTTTCTACCAAAAAAGATAAAGATGTGGATGTTGAAATAGAAAGCGATGGTTGTTGGAGATATATGGCCGTGAGAATAGATGACGTAACGGTAGAGTCCTCACCTTTGTGGTTGAAAAAAAGATTGGCATCGGTTGGATTGCGTTCCATAAACAACATAGCTGATATCACGAATTACGTGATGATGGAACTCGGGCACCCAGTACACGCTTTTGATTACGATAAGATCCCTTCTTCCAAACTCGTGATAAGAGACGCGAAGAAAGGCGAAAAGCTCCTTGCTCTCAATTCAAAAGAATACGAATTTGAAGGTGGAGAAATCTTGATAACCGATGGAGAGAATCCTTTGGCTATAGCTGGCGTTATAGGAGGAGAAGAAAGTGGCGTTTCTACTTCTACAACGCGAGTACTTCTCGAAATAGCCACTTTTGATCCCGTAAGAGTAAGAAAAGCCTCGAAGCATTTGAACATCTCAACGGATGCATCTTTTAGATTCGAAAGAGGTGTTGATGCAAACGACACGGAATTGGTGGCTAAAAGGCTTGTGGAGTTGATAACATCTATTGCCAGGGGACATGTGGTTGGGTTCAAAGACCTTTATCCTCACAAGATGGAAGAAAAAGAGGTTTACCTTTCAAAGAGAAAATTGGATTCATACGTGGCGTACTCAACCAACTTTGAGGATGTGGAAGATTGTTTCAAAAGACTAGGGTTTGAAACTGACAGAGAAGGCAATGGATGGAACGTAACAATTCCAACTTTTAGGATAGATATAAGCCAGGACGTTGATCTTATAGAAGAATTTGCTAGAATATATGGTCTGGATAATTTGCCCCAAACACGTTCACTTCCATTCATATTCTCAAAGAAAAACGAATGGTGGAATTTCAAGTCAAGGGCCAAATCGGTAGCAACTGGATTAGGATACTTTGAGGCCATCACTTATCCGTTTGTAGATCCCAAAATTGTTGAGAAATTCTATACCAACGAAGAGCTGGAAAGCCCTAAGATCATAAACGCTTTGTCTCCAGAAATGTCTTTAATGCGTCCAAGTCTGGTGTTTGGTTTGTTAAACGTTTGTGCCTATAACCTGAAACACCAACAAAGATCTGTGAGACTGTTTGAGATTGGAAGAATATTTGGAAAAGATGAAGAAAAAGAAATGATCGCTTTCATTTCTTCTGGAAGATTGAACGAAGACGATTACACTGACAAGAGGAACTCAGAGATACTCAATTTGAAAGGCGATTTGCAAGCCTTCCTTGATGTTTTTCACGTAGACGCGTCTTTTGTTCAAAAGAACATTATGGGTTTTGAAAATGGGAGGAGCGCCGAAATACTTTTAAATGGCAAGTCCATAGGTAGAATAGGAGAAATTTCAAAAGAGGTTTCCCGTTATTTGGACGTTAAATCTCCAATTCATTACGCGGAAATAGATCTGGAATCCATTTTTGAAAACAAACAACCCATCAAGTACAAGAAGTATTCCCAGTATCCTTCGTCCTTCAAAGATCTTTCCATGTTCGTGGAAAAGGGAAAAGTGAAGGCTCAAGAGATCTTGAAAATCGCTAAGTCTTCCTCTCAATACGTAACAGATGTAAGAGTTTCCGATCTTTACAGAGGAAAGAACATACCGAAAACCGTTTACAGTTTAACCATAACCATAACATACGGTGCTATGGATAGAACACTTTCGGATACCGAAATCAACGAAGCGTTCAATTCTCTTATAGAAAAACTCGATGGCATGGATGGCATAACGGTTAGGAAGGTCTGA
- the fliJ gene encoding flagellar export protein FliJ, producing the protein MKKFKFSLQKLLDIKNSSIELLKLEMSKLNTQIERLKEEIENITEKISKAQKRMDEGLQGVKFILEWMNYIQSLYHERKEKISELVSLENQLDELRQRYTKLYHEQKALEKLKELQKNSHDLEATREEQKIMDDIALERSMKKKKS; encoded by the coding sequence ATGAAAAAGTTCAAATTCAGCCTTCAAAAGTTACTTGACATAAAAAACTCATCCATTGAGTTGTTGAAGCTGGAAATGTCAAAATTAAACACTCAAATTGAGAGGTTGAAAGAGGAAATAGAAAACATAACCGAAAAGATTTCAAAAGCTCAGAAAAGAATGGATGAGGGCCTTCAAGGGGTAAAATTCATTCTTGAGTGGATGAATTACATTCAATCCCTTTACCATGAAAGAAAAGAAAAGATAAGTGAATTGGTGTCCCTGGAAAATCAGTTAGATGAATTACGTCAAAGATATACAAAACTCTATCATGAACAAAAAGCGTTGGAGAAATTGAAAGAGTTGCAAAAGAACTCCCATGATCTTGAGGCCACGCGGGAAGAACAGAAGATCATGGATGATATAGCCTTAGAAAGAAGTATGAAAAAGAAAAAAAGCTGA
- a CDS encoding isoaspartyl peptidase/L-asparaginase family protein: MYAIIIHGGAGKVKEKDPQEVEKGMKNAVEAGLKVLREGGRALDAVEAAVNVLEDDPLFNAGTGSVLTFDGEVEMDAAVAYGPNLDFGAVAGVKNIRHPISLAKKVMEKTDHVLLAGNGANDFAKLMGFEYHDPITQKRKEQWEKYRKQFINGDYKDWPKLRKLFQEHPEFLHGTVGAVAVDSHGECAAATSTGGVFLKLLGRVGDTPIPGAGTYATPFGAASSTGLGEGMMRVLITKVAADFLRMGLDAPHAAEAVLNYLDNTVGTEAGIIIVDRHGEVGMAHNTPDMPHAYFKEGMSEIKVAMR, encoded by the coding sequence ATGTACGCCATAATAATTCATGGTGGTGCTGGAAAAGTAAAAGAAAAAGACCCACAAGAAGTGGAAAAAGGTATGAAAAATGCGGTGGAAGCGGGCTTAAAAGTTCTCAGAGAAGGTGGAAGAGCCTTAGATGCGGTGGAAGCCGCCGTGAACGTTTTGGAAGACGATCCACTTTTCAACGCGGGAACCGGATCAGTCCTAACCTTCGATGGAGAAGTGGAAATGGATGCAGCAGTAGCCTATGGTCCAAATTTGGACTTTGGAGCAGTCGCGGGTGTAAAGAACATACGACACCCCATAAGCCTGGCAAAAAAGGTTATGGAAAAAACGGATCATGTGCTTTTGGCTGGAAACGGTGCAAACGATTTTGCGAAGCTTATGGGATTTGAATATCACGATCCAATCACACAAAAACGCAAAGAACAATGGGAAAAGTACAGAAAACAGTTCATAAATGGCGACTATAAAGACTGGCCAAAATTGAGAAAGCTTTTCCAAGAACATCCCGAATTCCTTCACGGAACGGTTGGTGCAGTCGCAGTCGATTCGCATGGTGAATGCGCAGCGGCAACATCCACGGGAGGAGTTTTCTTGAAGCTTTTGGGAAGGGTTGGGGATACGCCTATTCCAGGTGCTGGAACGTATGCCACCCCATTTGGAGCTGCTTCTTCCACCGGCCTTGGAGAAGGAATGATGAGAGTTCTCATAACAAAAGTTGCGGCGGATTTCCTTAGAATGGGTTTGGATGCCCCACATGCCGCTGAAGCAGTTTTGAATTACTTAGATAACACGGTGGGAACGGAAGCGGGAATAATAATAGTCGATAGGCATGGAGAGGTTGGAATGGCCCATAACACACCAGACATGCCGCACGCTTATTTCAAAGAAGGAATGAGCGAAATAAAAGTTGCGATGAGGTAA
- a CDS encoding inositol monophosphatase family protein, translating to MDKEVLLRFEFAKGLAYELGNIIKENVKSLKWTKTKSGFYDIVTNVDVEVERRLKERVSLAFPNDVVFGEETGIDEKATPDNYMWVVDPIDGTTNFSKKVPHSCVSIAITYKTKPIAGVVYDPFMDELFEAIKGEGAFLNGKRISVSDTKNLEDAVVNTGYQYSAVHMRDKVLKDYEAFFGKVRALRIFGSAVLDLCYVAAGRIDGFWEYELKPWDMAAGALIVEESGGIVMDLLSENFTIYSKSILATSPTLLSQMLKVLKEA from the coding sequence ATGGACAAAGAAGTGTTGTTAAGATTCGAATTTGCAAAGGGTTTAGCCTACGAACTTGGAAATATCATCAAGGAAAATGTGAAAAGTTTGAAATGGACAAAAACGAAAAGCGGCTTTTACGATATAGTCACGAATGTAGACGTGGAAGTGGAAAGAAGATTGAAAGAACGCGTTTCGTTGGCCTTTCCGAATGATGTTGTCTTTGGAGAAGAGACCGGTATAGACGAAAAAGCAACTCCCGATAATTACATGTGGGTTGTGGATCCCATAGACGGAACCACGAATTTTTCCAAAAAGGTCCCTCACTCATGTGTTTCCATAGCCATAACTTACAAAACGAAACCAATAGCAGGTGTTGTTTACGATCCTTTCATGGACGAACTATTTGAGGCTATAAAGGGAGAAGGCGCTTTTTTGAATGGAAAGCGCATTTCTGTAAGCGACACAAAAAATCTGGAAGATGCTGTTGTTAACACGGGATATCAATATAGTGCTGTTCACATGAGAGATAAAGTGCTAAAAGATTACGAAGCGTTTTTTGGCAAGGTAAGGGCCCTAAGAATATTTGGAAGTGCAGTCTTAGATCTATGCTACGTTGCGGCCGGGAGGATAGATGGATTTTGGGAGTACGAACTCAAACCCTGGGATATGGCAGCAGGGGCCTTGATAGTTGAAGAAAGTGGGGGCATCGTTATGGATTTATTATCCGAAAACTTCACGATATACTCGAAAAGCATTTTAGCCACTTCCCCTACTTTACTTTCCCAGATGTTGAAGGTGTTGAAAGAAGCATAA